TGTTCTCTGAAATACCAGCACGAAGCGCAAGCGAGTGATCGAAATCCATTCGCATGCGCCGTGTGTTCACTCGCATGCGCGTCGTGCTCGTATCGTGAGCCACGATCTCGCGACGCTAATCAACGAGGTCGAAATCGATCGCTTGCGTTCCTTCGCCCGGCTCTATCTCGACGCGTAATTCGGTCTGCGTGTTGTACTTGCTGGGAATCGTCATCGCGGCGCCAAGGTCAACGCCGCTGTCCAGTTCCTCCTGAGTGGCGGAACTGGCTTGCGATGTGGCCACAATGCTGACCGTCGACTCGCCCACCATGACGCCACCACGGTGTGAAATTTCAAAGTTGCCATCGGTGATCCGCGCCGCCGACGCCGAACCGGCAGCAACGGGAGCGAATCGAATCTCTCCCTGCGGGACAGGTTTCCCTTGAAACGTCACGCGGCCGGAGATGGTGCGCCGATTGGGATCGGTCCCGTCGCCGCATCCAGTAACCAGAAGTAGTCCTAAGGAGAGCGTCAGAACGGGGGATCGCATGCTTGCTGGAATGTACATCGCCTGAAATTCCTCGATTGAATAGCGTTGCGGAAGGAGGGAGTGGTGCGATAACTCGCAGTTTAATGTAGACAGAATATCCCGATTTGCCAGGCAGGGAAGTCTCGTTTGTTTGCACGTTAGCAGCATGTCGTCGATCTTGGCATTCCTCGAATAGGTGCTGGAATACTGGGGAAAGAGTGGTTGCTTGCGGTTTCTGCATCGTTTGGCAAGCAAATTTCGAAAATCTGGTTAGCGCAGCAACCCTCGACCTGGAGTCGTTGGTGGTGCAATGTGTGTAGTCAAAAAAAGCTTGATTCTGTCGACAGTTTGGGCTAAGTTTTTATCTATGATTGCCCGCAACACCATCAAACTGGGACGCCCCGTTCTGCTGAACGCTAGCGAGAAGTGCTACACGGCCCTCCGTAGAGTGCTCGCCTGTGGCCAATTGCCCGCCGGGAGTCGTCTCGCAGAAGTGGAGTGGTCGCAGCGACTGGGAGTTCAGAGGGCTGCGTTGCGTGAAGCGATGGTCCTGCTGACTCACGACGGTTTATTGAACCGGCGTTCTACTGGCGGATTTTTTGTGCCGCACCCTGAAGAATTCGACTTCCGCGCGCTCCGAGATGCTCGCGTCGCGATCGAGATCGGTGCACTGCAGCTGACATTCGCGCCCGGATCACCGCGACGCAATCTGTCGCGGCTAGAAAGAATCTGCGACACGATGGAGGAACTGCATCGGTCGGGGCTGACGATGGAATTCAACGAAGCCGATTTCCGCTTCCATCAGACGCTGCTGGCGCTCGCAGAGAACGAGACCTTAAACAGATTGTTTTCTCATTCTGTCCAACACTTCCATTCGCTCTCTCCCATCACCGACGAAGTACGCCAAAAAAACGAACAGCTTGTGATGCGGGAGCATCGAGAGATCCTGGCCCATCTGAAAGCTGGCAAGCCAAGCGACGCCTCGAAGTTGTTGAGAACCCACATCACCCATACAAGGAAGCAACGCCAGGGCGCGTTTCTTCCCAGGGGCAGCGTCAGCGTTAAAACGTTCCGCCCCTGTACGCTCACCTCCTCTCCCCCTTTCCAATCTGCTCCTCGTTTTTCCCTCCTTGAAGTTTACAGAAGGAACTTTCCTATGAATCGACAGAGACAAGCCGTACCGTTGCGCAATGGTTTTACGTTGGTAGAGTTACTGGTGGTGATTGCCATCATCGGGATTCTGGTCGGCCTTTTGCTGCCGGCGGTTCAAGCTGCACGCGAAGCGGCCAGACGCATGTCGTGCTCGTCGAACTACAAGCAGGTCGCGTTGGCGCTACACAACCACCACGATACGTTTCGCAAGTTTCCCATTGGCGCCGGAATCTCCGGCGGGTGCAGCGGGTTCACTGGCGCTCATCGATTCTCTTGGGGCGTTCATATCCTGCCGTTCATGGAGCAGGAAAACCGTTACGACGCGATTGATTTCAGCGTCAGCCAGCCAGTCGTCCACGCGCCGAACTTCGACCCCGATACGGCGCTTGGGCCAGTGGCTACCTTCTTGTGCCCGTCGATGCCTCAGTCGGAGACGATGGTCAACCAAGGGACATCGTCAATTGTCCTCGCCTACCCGCGAACGGAAATGGCTGGCGTGGCCGATTCGCGCGACTGGCGCTGCAACACCTCGGGAACCCTTGGCGTTCGGCCGCGTTCCGATGGGGATGGCATCTTATTTGGCGCGTCCGAAACACGCCTGCGAGACGTTATCGACGGCACCTCTTCGACATTGATGGTTGGCGAAATCACCGGAGACGCCAGGGGGCAAAGCACCAGCGGCTTCAACGCGAACTCCTACACCATCTACGCTGCTTTTGACACCTCCACCGGGATCAACGGCCCGTTCACCGTGCCAGGTGGTGGAATCTTCGATTTCCGCCCTCAGGGATTCTCAAGCTTCCATCCAGGCGGAGCCCACTTCGCACTCGCCGACGGAAGCGTTCGCCTTTTTGCCGAGACGATCGACCAGGTGCTGCTGACCGGATTGACGACTCGCAACGGCGGCGAAGTCGTGCAGGTCCCCGAATAGGCGAATGCCGAACAGCGATGCGCCTCGCCTGGAAAAGCCTCCGTTGCCAAGGCTGTTTGAGCAATGGCGGGAGGTGCAGCCAAACGATATGCCGCATCCAAGCGCACGCCAACCACTCGTGAATACGAGCACGCGAGCGTAAGTGGGGTCACTCGCTTGCGCTTCGTGCTGGTATGGGAGATCCTCGTTGTCGGCCCCCACGAGCAACTTTGACGATTAGGTGATCGAGCGGGATCGTAGTCGTCCTGCTGATTTTCTGGCTTCGTGCTTCCGATACTGCTAATGGTTCATTCTACCCCTGGTCGCGTAGCCCAACAGTTCGCGGGATTGCAAGGGTTGCGTCATTAGAGGTGTTGAGAGTTTGAAGATGAAACACAGCTATGGATCGATTGCTGTGTTGCTGCTTGCCCCGCTGCTGTTCTGCGGCCAGGGATGTCGCTCCCAAGCAAAACTTCCCGGCATCCGTTCCAAGAAATTGACGGTTGCAACATCTCCGGCCACCGAGCCGACGTCGGCTGAATCTGCCATCGCCCTGGTGAACTATCAGGCGTCGAAAGAACTGAGCGATAGCGCGATCCAGGGCGCGGTCGAACTCACGCCGCCGAGCGTGGATGATTTTCAGCAGCTGCCGCAAGAAGACATCTCGCTCGACCACGCGGTCCAGCGAGCGCTTGCGAACAGCCAAGTGATCCAGGATCACGGTGGTCGCGTGCTGACCTATCCCGATGCGATTCGCACTACGCTCGATCCAGCCGTGATCGCAAGCGATCCCAATATTGGTATCGACGCGGCGCTATCGGCTTACGACACGCAGTTTGAAACCGCGCTGGTTTGGAACGGCGGGGGCAGTTCCGTCAACTCGGCATTCTCCAGCGGACAGTTCGGCGTCTTTTCGCAACCCGAGACGATGGCAAAAGTTGGCTGGGGACAGATGCTTCGCAGCGGAACCAAGGTGGCTGTCGGCGGCGTCGGCGGCTACGACAAACAACTGGCCGGAGGTCTTTATGCTGCGTATGGTGCCGAGGTGCGACACCCGTTGTTGCGTGGAGCCGGGACCGAATTCAACGACATCGCCGGCCCATTTGGTAAACCGGGCTTATATCGCGGCGTCTTGATCTCGAAAATCGGCCAGCGCAAGGCGCAACTGGAAGTCGAGAAATCGGTAAGAGACCTCGTGCGCGACGTGAGCATCGTCTACTGGGAGCTGGCGTTTGCCTATGAAAATCTCAGGGCCAAGCAGAAAGCACTGGACAACGCGCACAACTCCTGGCAGCGAGAGCAAGAGCGGGCCGCTGCGAATGTCAGCCCCGCAGACGTCGAAGCGATCGCGCGGCAACAGTATTATTCCGCCGTTGCTGCAGTCCGCAACGCCATCGCCGGGACCGGGCATGGGCAGACCGGCGTCTATGCGATTGAACTGAAACTGAGAACGCTGCTGGGCATGCCGGCTTGCGACGGCCGCTTGTTGCATCCGAGCGGAACTCCGCTCAAAGCAGCGATCCGATTCGATTGGCACGAGAGCAACGCGTTGGCAACGACCGGGCGGCTTGAGCTGAGGATCCAGCAGTCGAATATCGACCGACGTATTTTGGAACGGAAAGCGGCCAAGAACCTTCGCCGTCCGCAGGTCGATATCGTTGGCCAATACCGTCGCCTGGCCGATGATCCAACCACCGACACCGCGCTCTTCAGCGAGGCGTTGCAGGGTTGGCAGATCGGGATCGATTATCGCCGTTCGATTCAGAACAGCCGCGAAAACGCAGCGATCCGCAACGCCGAACTTCAGCTGAGCCGCGAGCACGCGCTCGCTGATGCACAGCGAGCGCAGATCTCATCGGAACTGCGAACCGCTTTCATCGAACTCGATCGCGCCCTGGGGACGATGCACTACATGGCGCTCAGCCACGATGCGGCAATGATCCGCTTGGACGCTCAAACCCAGCGGCACGCGGCCGGCGATGCTCAGGTTGAACATGTGCTGGAGGCGCAGATTCGCGCCACGCGAGCCGAAACGCAATATCAACGAAGCGTCATCGATTACAACCTTGCATTTATCAAATTGCACTACGCTCGCGGAACGCTGCTGAAAACGATGGGCGTTGGTTTTGGAACGCCAGCAACGGATGAATGTCGTTTTGCGTTAAACGCGCCTTCGGTGTTCGCCCAACCGCCATCGGGCGACGATTCCTCAACCAACACGCAACTGGCTCAACCTCCGGCCGCTGCGGGTCCAGCTGTTCGATAGTTATTCAAATCGCAGGGCGTCGATCGGATCCAACAGCGAAGCTTTTCTCGCCGGATAATATCCAAACAGGATGCCGACAAAGGCAGCGACACCGACGGCGACGATCGCGGCGGTCAGCGACAACTCGTTGGGCCACGACATAAACCAACCGATCGCCATCGAACAAAGGTGTCCAAACACGATTCCAACCAGACCACCGATCATACATAACACGGTCGCTTCGATCAGGAACTGGCGAAGGATTGCAGAGCGATCGGCGCCAACGGCCATCCGCAGCCCGATCTCTCGCGTTCGTTCGGTCACCGAAACCAACATGATGTTCATGATCCCAACGCCTCCCACCAGCAGCGAAACGCCGGCGATAATGAAGCCGAGTGCCGCCAGCCCGGAGACAACTTGATTTGTAACTTTCGAGACCTCGGTGAGATCTTGAATCTGAAAAACGTCTTCGCTGACGTCGTGCCGACGGGCAAGGAACTCTCGGATCTGTTGCCGCGCTTCGCCCACATGTTCCGGCGATATCGCCTGCACATAGATCTGACTCAGGTTTTCATTTCGCGTCGACTGGCGGCTCGATACCAATTGCATTTTTGGCATTTGGTCTGCAAACGCAGCGAATCGCGGCGCGGCGTGCGAACTGGCATTTAAGCGATACTTAAAGGTTGTCCAGGGCGCGACGATGATGTCGTCTTGGTCGTTGCCGATCACGTCACCACCTTTTGCCGACAAGACACCGACAACGCGCAGCGAGATCCCGTTGGCGCGAATCTCTTTCCCCACGGGATAGTCGTCCAGGAAAAGATCGCTGGCAACCGTCTGCCCGATCACGCAAACCTTCGCCGCATCGAAGACGTTTTCTTCGGTGAACAATTGGCCCATGTCGGTATCGTCCCAGTGGCGTCCCCGCAGGTAGTCGGCGGTGCTTCCAACCACAAACGTCGGGCGACTGCGGCGGTTGCCATACACAAGTTGCACCTGTCCATGCACGATCGGCGCCGTCAATTTCACCGCGGGGCATTGCTCCGCCAGCTGATCGGCATCCGTCGGCGTCAAAGGGATGTAGCGATTGCGTCTTCCAGACGACGAGGTATGCGTGGACATGACGGTCAACATATCGGCTCCCATACTGGCAACCGTCTCTTTGATTGCTCGCGAGGAACCGCTGCTCAGTTCCATCACATTGACGACCGATGCCACGCCGATGATCACCCCCAGCATCGTCAGCGCCGTGCGCAGGGCGTTGCGACGAAGCGCCAAGATCGCGACCATGATTGCGTTGAGCGTAGCCGCCAGGTGCTGTCGATTTCTGCCACCGGAGAGCTTTGTTGGCGGATCGGGTAGGAGGTGCTCGACAGCCGAATAATCGGATTCATTCTGTTGATCCGCGGCGATCACACCGTCTTTCATATGAACGATACGGTCAGCGCTTTTGGCGACTTGCGAATCGTGCGTGACAACGACCAGCGTGATGCGATGTTCGAGATTCAGTTTACGAAACAATGCCAATATCTCGAGCTCGGTCTTCGAGTCGAGGTTGCCGGTCGGTTCGTCGGCGAGCAACAATCGCGGACGGTTGATCAAAGCCCGAGCAATGGCGACGCGCTGCCGTTCGCCACCGGAAAGTTGGTTGGGCGTATGGTCTAAACGCCCGGCAAGTCCCACCGTCTCTAGCAGTTGTTTGGCGTACTGAACCTTCTCGGCTTGCGACCGATCGTCGCTGGCGTAGAGCGTTGGCAGCAGCACGTTGTCCAGCGCCGAGGTCCGCGGCAGCAGGTTGAAATTCTGGAATACAAATCCAACGTGGCGATTGCGAAAGATAGCCAGCTCGCCGGCCGACAATTCCGACACGTCGATGTCGGCGAACCGATACAGCCCACGGGTCAACCGGTCCAGGCTACCTAACAGGTTCATCAGCGTGGTCTTGCCGGAACCGGAGGTGCCCATCAGCGCGACGTATTCGCCGGCGGCAATGTTCAGCGTGATCCCTTTCAGGACGGGCAGGTCGGAATTGCCAACCCGGTAGGTCTTTTCGACGTTGCCCAGTTCAATCAATCTTCTGATCCCTGCTTAGATCGCTGCTCAAATGAAATCGCGAAACGCGGCTTATCGAATAGTCTTAGCGGTCGGAATGATCCGCGCAAGGGTCGTGCGGTCGACGGTTCCAACCACGATCGGCAATGCTTCTGCAAAGCCATCCCCTTGGACCTCGGTCTGCACCCCATCGTCCACTCCGACGCGGACCTTCAGTGGGCGGACCCGTCCGTCTCCGGCAGCGACCCAAACGCAAGCCTGTTCGCCTTCGCTGGGGCCTCGTGCATTGTCTTGCTGTTGAGGACGATCGACCAGCAGATCTCCGCTTTCGAGTTGTTTGGAGTCGGGCCACCAACGGAGCGCTCCATTGGGGACCAACCAAGCGTGGTCTCGCCGCAAGACTTCAAACTCCACATCGGCGGTCATGTGTGGGAACAGTTCGATGTCGGTCGGGTCGATGCCGATGACCACATCGTAGGTAACAAAGTTTCCCTGTCGGCGGGCGTTGAACAGAATCTCCTCGACGCGGCCCGTCATCGTGTCGTTTCGATGGGCATCGACGGTGAAGGTCGCCGGTTGCCCAAGCTTCACTTTGCCGATGTCGCTTTCGCTGACCGAAGCCCGGATCCGCATGTGGTCTAAATCTTTCGACAGCAAAAACAGACCGGGATGCCCTGCATGAACGTGCTGGCCCAGGTTCGCCCGACGGTCAATCACGATCCCATCGATCGGCGACCGGACCGTTGTCTGCTCCACATGGATCTCGGCATGGCGGACTTCGGTCTCCGCCTGCTTTAACCTCGCCTGTCCAACCGCCAACTGGGCGGCTGCCATCTCGTGCGCAGTCTGGATCTCATCGAAAGCGCTCTGCGTATTGGTAGCCCGCAATTGCGTCGCCCGCTGCAGGTTTCGGCTGGCCTGGGCAAGTTGTGCCTCTAGACGCCCGATGTCAGCTTGCGCCAAACCATACGCAGCTTGTGCCTTTTGCAGCCCCATCTCGAATTGTTGCGGATCGATCTCAAACAGGACCGTCCCTTTCGAGACACGAGCCCCGACGCCAATCGATTTCTGTTTGTCGTCGGGATCGACGCCAAAGCGTACGATCTTGCCGGCCACCTCGGGCCCTACTTGTACCACTTCATCCGGCTCGATCGTGCCGGTGGTACCAATCGTGATCACGAGGTCGCGTCGCTGGATATCGACGGTTCTTAGTTCGGGCAGCGCATTGCTAACGCTTCGCACATAGAAGAATCCTGCGACAGCAAGCATGCTGAAAAGCATGCCCCCACCGAGAACCAGACGTCTCACCCACGAGCGTTTAGGTTTCTTGTTCGTCATGCTGCGATCCTTTGCCGTCGACTGGAAACCATCTTCCCATCTACCAACTCAACGACGCGATCGGCGGCGAAGAAGTAGCGGTCATCATGGGTGATCGCGACGACCGATCGACCGTTGCGAGTCAATTCAGGCACGATGTGTCGATAGAAAATTTCTTTAAACCCGGGGTCTTGTTCAGCCGCCCATTCGTCAAAGACAAACACGGGGCGTTGGTCCAAACAGGCGACCAGCAGGGCGAGTCGCTTATGCTGCCCACGCGAGAGCTTGCCAAGCCGGAAGTGCCCGGTTTCGAAATCAACTTTGTCTTCGATGCCCAAAATGCTGGCCCAACGCTTCAACTGCATCGGATTGGCATCGATTCCCAGCAGTCGGTCGAACAGGTGCCCCTCGACGAAGACTGTCGTAAACATCTGCCGGTAATCACCCAATGCCGCCTGATCGACGACTTGTTTGTTCAGCAGCAATTCGCCCTGATCGGGCGTGTACAAACCGGTCAGCAATTTCGCCAGCGTCGTCTTCCCGCTACCGTTGCCACCGGCAATAAACAGTACCTCGCCGGGCATCACCAAGAGATCGATGGGGCCCAGATGGAAGCTCTCTTGGTCGGAGTGCGGAGACCGGTAGGCGTAAGAGACGTTGCGGAGCGAGATCGAGCGAAACTCGGGAATCTGCGTTCCGCAAGCGATCGCTTTGGACGGATCGATCATCAACCCGAGCGCGTTGATTTTATTGAGCGAGATGTTGGCGTTGTTCAGCGCCGGCAACCAGCCAAGGATGCTGTCCAGAGGACTGGTCAGATACAGGATCGTCAGCGTGTATCCCATCAGGGTTTCGGATGTGACCGGCCAGAACCGCGGCCAGACAAAGATCAACAGTCCGATACCGATGAAACGCGATAGACGTCCCCAGGTGTGTGCGGCACCGAGAATATCGGTCCCTTTGATCAAACGTTCCCGCATCGCGGTGTCGGCCGGCAGCAGCACGTCGTACATGAATTCAACGCAGCGACGATTGTTCCCTTTCAGCTCTTTGATCCCAAACACCATCGCCTGCAACTGCTTCCTGACTTCGTCGCGATCCTCGCGCGCTTGCCGCAGGTGGTAGTTGGCCCAGTGCAATCCGCCCAGATAGCTGGCGATGCCTAGCGACGCCATGATCACCGAGCCGATCGCCAGCGGTAGCGACAGACTGGCCAAGTAGACCAGGCCGCTGATCAGCACCATCGCATTGGCGCATACGGTTGGGAATTGCGAGAGCGCGTTGGTGATCGCACCGACGTCTCCACCCAACGTGCCCAGCAGGCGATGGGGGCCACAGGCTTCCAATTCTGGCAGCGGTGCGGCAGCGATGCGATTGCATAATTCAAACTGCAGTCGGGCCGCGGTCGACTGGGAAAGGCGGGTCAAAATGCACTTGGAGACGACCTGCAGAACCAACACCGCCAGGCAAGCGATGGCGAACAAAGTCGCCAGGCGATTGGATGCCGCCGCTTGCTGCGTGAACGATTGATGGATCAACGTGATCAATCCAAGCATCGCCAATCCACTGGCTCCACCAAAGACAATCGATGCCAGGCTCGCTCTCCACGAGGAACGCAACATGAGTAGAAGGAGGCTCACCGGATATTTTGTCCCGACAGGTACTGAACGATTTCAACGAATGAAAGTTGCCTGATAACAAAACCCCATCGGATTCACCAACAGCATTTGCTGTGATAGCATGCTGCAGATTCACGCCGAAGCGACATCGATCGCTTCACTTGCCTTCGTCGCTGTCATCGATCAGGTGCTCCCCCATTGAAGTTCGCGTTTTATTCCACGATGACAGGCATGCCGTGGGGCGGCAGCGAAGTTCTTTGGTCGCGAGTCGCGCACCGAATGCGGGCCGACGCACACCAAGTTTGCGTTAGTTTTCGCCGCTGGGATCCCGAGGCCAAGGCGCTCGAATCGCTTCGTCGAGCAGGAGCGAGCGTGAGCACGCGGCCCGTGCCGCATCCGCCATCGTGGTTCAACAGCCTCAATCCCGCGCGGTGGCCCAAGACCGATGCCCAGCATATCCAGCGGTGGTTGGCCAAAGAGCAGCCCGATCTGGCCCTGGTTACCCTCGGCTATCATTTAAATACAGTCTCCCCGGCAGCGGAGCTGATGCGTCGGCAAATTCCCTACGCGATCAATGTCCAATGCGCCAGCCCCGACTATCTCGATTCGTATTTCCTGGACGCCTTCCGAGCCGCGTATGCCGGTGCGGCCAGAGTCTATTTCGTTTCCCAGGAGAATCTTGAGCGTGTTGAGACGATGTTGGCGATGCGGATCGAAACGGCAAAGATCATCGACAATCCGTTTAATGTTTCCTGGGATGCCCAACCGGCCTGGCCAACCGATCGCGACGGTTTTCGTTTGGCCTGTGTCGGGCGATTGCACTTTCCCTCCAAGGGCCAAGACCTGTTGATCGACGTTCTGCGGCAAGACAAATGGCGACAGCGGAATCTGTCGCTACATCTGTACGGCGAATCGCAGGGCTTTCTTCGGCAAACCGAAGACCTCATCGCGCGGCATGGATTGCAGGATCAGATTCATTACGAAGGCTTCTCCGAACAGATTGAAAATTTGTGGGCGAATCACCACGGTCTGGTTCTCCCCTCCCGTTTTGAAGGCGCCGCGTTGGCAGTCGTCGAAGCCTTGTTGTGCAATCGCGTTTGCGTCACGACAGCTGTCGGCCGCAATCGAGAATTGATCCGCGATGGCGAGACGGGGTTCATCGCACCGGCTGCGACAGCCGAACTGATCGACCACGCACTCGAAGCGGCTTGGCAAAAAAGAGATCGCTGGCAAGAGATCGGCCAATTGGCGGGACAACACATTCGGCAGCGGTATCACGAGGACCCCGTTGCGGTTCTCTACAGCGATTTGATGGCATTGGCTGCCGAACAGGGAGTCGGAAGTTCATGAAGATCAGCGTCGCGATCTGCACCTGGAATCGCTCCGGTTTGCTCCGACGCACGCTTCAATCGATCGCCGAAATGGAGATGGGCGATCCCATCGAATGGGAATTGATCGTCGTCGATAATAACTCTTCGGATGATACCGCCGATGTGATTGGGAGCTTCGCCCAACAGCTGCCGATTCGATACGTTCACGAACCTCAGCAGGGGCTGTCGCTCTCTCGCAATCGCGCGATCGATACAGCGACGGGCGACTACATTCTCTGGACCGACGACGATGTTTTGGTTTCCAAGCAGTGGCTGAACGCCTATCGCAGCGCATTTGCGGCGGCTCCGGACATCGCTTTTTTTGGCGGTTGTATCGAACCATGGTTTGAACCGCCCGGATGTCCCGACTGGATTTCCGAAACATGGGCCAAGTGCAATCCGGCCTTTTCGCCGCGGATGCTGGGGGATGCAGAGGTCGAACTGACGGCGGAGCGTTTGCCATACGGCGCGAACTTCGCCGTTCGCACCGATGTGCAACAGGCCCATCGCTACGACCCGCGGTGGGGACGCGTCGGTTCGGGAATGATGGGAGGCGAAGAGATCGCAGTGCTGCGGGAAATCGTCCGCTGCGGAGGACGCGGACGCTGGGTCCCGGGCGCGCCGCTTCGACATATCGTGCCCGCGCGACGGGCCAGCGAAAAATTTGTCCGCGACTATTTCGTTGGCCAGGGAATGGAGAATGTCGCCGCGGGGCGGACCGTCACAGGACGGATGGCCAATGGCTTCGACGCGATATATTCGATGCTGCTGTATCGGATCAAGCGTCGTTTTGTAGAGCCCGATGAATGGGTCTCGCATATGATTCGTGCGAGCATTTCGTGGGGAGAGTTCCGGGCTCCACGGAGCTAAAAAAAACTCATGCGGCGACCAACTGCAACGCTTCGCTTGCTTCGGATTCAAACCAATTGCGTTGTTCGTCGGTGAAATACTCCTGCCAGGTGCCGGCGCATCCACGGCGATAGAAGTGGTGGGGCCGATTGGTCTTCCCATTTCCAAATCCCGCTTCGGTCTTCGCGGTCAACGGTTGCGCCTGTTTGGGGTTGAGGTTCAAGAATCGATAGATTTCATCGCGGCGAGCCAGCGTGTCGCGATGCAGATCCTCGTACCGCA
Above is a genomic segment from Rosistilla ulvae containing:
- a CDS encoding DUF1559 family PulG-like putative transporter encodes the protein MIARNTIKLGRPVLLNASEKCYTALRRVLACGQLPAGSRLAEVEWSQRLGVQRAALREAMVLLTHDGLLNRRSTGGFFVPHPEEFDFRALRDARVAIEIGALQLTFAPGSPRRNLSRLERICDTMEELHRSGLTMEFNEADFRFHQTLLALAENETLNRLFSHSVQHFHSLSPITDEVRQKNEQLVMREHREILAHLKAGKPSDASKLLRTHITHTRKQRQGAFLPRGSVSVKTFRPCTLTSSPPFQSAPRFSLLEVYRRNFPMNRQRQAVPLRNGFTLVELLVVIAIIGILVGLLLPAVQAAREAARRMSCSSNYKQVALALHNHHDTFRKFPIGAGISGGCSGFTGAHRFSWGVHILPFMEQENRYDAIDFSVSQPVVHAPNFDPDTALGPVATFLCPSMPQSETMVNQGTSSIVLAYPRTEMAGVADSRDWRCNTSGTLGVRPRSDGDGILFGASETRLRDVIDGTSSTLMVGEITGDARGQSTSGFNANSYTIYAAFDTSTGINGPFTVPGGGIFDFRPQGFSSFHPGGAHFALADGSVRLFAETIDQVLLTGLTTRNGGEVVQVPE
- a CDS encoding TolC family protein, with translation MKHSYGSIAVLLLAPLLFCGQGCRSQAKLPGIRSKKLTVATSPATEPTSAESAIALVNYQASKELSDSAIQGAVELTPPSVDDFQQLPQEDISLDHAVQRALANSQVIQDHGGRVLTYPDAIRTTLDPAVIASDPNIGIDAALSAYDTQFETALVWNGGGSSVNSAFSSGQFGVFSQPETMAKVGWGQMLRSGTKVAVGGVGGYDKQLAGGLYAAYGAEVRHPLLRGAGTEFNDIAGPFGKPGLYRGVLISKIGQRKAQLEVEKSVRDLVRDVSIVYWELAFAYENLRAKQKALDNAHNSWQREQERAAANVSPADVEAIARQQYYSAVAAVRNAIAGTGHGQTGVYAIELKLRTLLGMPACDGRLLHPSGTPLKAAIRFDWHESNALATTGRLELRIQQSNIDRRILERKAAKNLRRPQVDIVGQYRRLADDPTTDTALFSEALQGWQIGIDYRRSIQNSRENAAIRNAELQLSREHALADAQRAQISSELRTAFIELDRALGTMHYMALSHDAAMIRLDAQTQRHAAGDAQVEHVLEAQIRATRAETQYQRSVIDYNLAFIKLHYARGTLLKTMGVGFGTPATDECRFALNAPSVFAQPPSGDDSSTNTQLAQPPAAAGPAVR
- a CDS encoding ABC transporter permease, with protein sequence MIELGNVEKTYRVGNSDLPVLKGITLNIAAGEYVALMGTSGSGKTTLMNLLGSLDRLTRGLYRFADIDVSELSAGELAIFRNRHVGFVFQNFNLLPRTSALDNVLLPTLYASDDRSQAEKVQYAKQLLETVGLAGRLDHTPNQLSGGERQRVAIARALINRPRLLLADEPTGNLDSKTELEILALFRKLNLEHRITLVVVTHDSQVAKSADRIVHMKDGVIAADQQNESDYSAVEHLLPDPPTKLSGGRNRQHLAATLNAIMVAILALRRNALRTALTMLGVIIGVASVVNVMELSSGSSRAIKETVASMGADMLTVMSTHTSSSGRRNRYIPLTPTDADQLAEQCPAVKLTAPIVHGQVQLVYGNRRSRPTFVVGSTADYLRGRHWDDTDMGQLFTEENVFDAAKVCVIGQTVASDLFLDDYPVGKEIRANGISLRVVGVLSAKGGDVIGNDQDDIIVAPWTTFKYRLNASSHAAPRFAAFADQMPKMQLVSSRQSTRNENLSQIYVQAISPEHVGEARQQIREFLARRHDVSEDVFQIQDLTEVSKVTNQVVSGLAALGFIIAGVSLLVGGVGIMNIMLVSVTERTREIGLRMAVGADRSAILRQFLIEATVLCMIGGLVGIVFGHLCSMAIGWFMSWPNELSLTAAIVAVGVAAFVGILFGYYPARKASLLDPIDALRFE
- a CDS encoding efflux RND transporter periplasmic adaptor subunit — protein: MTNKKPKRSWVRRLVLGGGMLFSMLAVAGFFYVRSVSNALPELRTVDIQRRDLVITIGTTGTIEPDEVVQVGPEVAGKIVRFGVDPDDKQKSIGVGARVSKGTVLFEIDPQQFEMGLQKAQAAYGLAQADIGRLEAQLAQASRNLQRATQLRATNTQSAFDEIQTAHEMAAAQLAVGQARLKQAETEVRHAEIHVEQTTVRSPIDGIVIDRRANLGQHVHAGHPGLFLLSKDLDHMRIRASVSESDIGKVKLGQPATFTVDAHRNDTMTGRVEEILFNARRQGNFVTYDVVIGIDPTDIELFPHMTADVEFEVLRRDHAWLVPNGALRWWPDSKQLESGDLLVDRPQQQDNARGPSEGEQACVWVAAGDGRVRPLKVRVGVDDGVQTEVQGDGFAEALPIVVGTVDRTTLARIIPTAKTIR
- a CDS encoding cyclic peptide export ABC transporter, whose protein sequence is MLRSSWRASLASIVFGGASGLAMLGLITLIHQSFTQQAAASNRLATLFAIACLAVLVLQVVSKCILTRLSQSTAARLQFELCNRIAAAPLPELEACGPHRLLGTLGGDVGAITNALSQFPTVCANAMVLISGLVYLASLSLPLAIGSVIMASLGIASYLGGLHWANYHLRQAREDRDEVRKQLQAMVFGIKELKGNNRRCVEFMYDVLLPADTAMRERLIKGTDILGAAHTWGRLSRFIGIGLLIFVWPRFWPVTSETLMGYTLTILYLTSPLDSILGWLPALNNANISLNKINALGLMIDPSKAIACGTQIPEFRSISLRNVSYAYRSPHSDQESFHLGPIDLLVMPGEVLFIAGGNGSGKTTLAKLLTGLYTPDQGELLLNKQVVDQAALGDYRQMFTTVFVEGHLFDRLLGIDANPMQLKRWASILGIEDKVDFETGHFRLGKLSRGQHKRLALLVACLDQRPVFVFDEWAAEQDPGFKEIFYRHIVPELTRNGRSVVAITHDDRYFFAADRVVELVDGKMVSSRRQRIAA
- a CDS encoding glycosyltransferase, translated to MTGMPWGGSEVLWSRVAHRMRADAHQVCVSFRRWDPEAKALESLRRAGASVSTRPVPHPPSWFNSLNPARWPKTDAQHIQRWLAKEQPDLALVTLGYHLNTVSPAAELMRRQIPYAINVQCASPDYLDSYFLDAFRAAYAGAARVYFVSQENLERVETMLAMRIETAKIIDNPFNVSWDAQPAWPTDRDGFRLACVGRLHFPSKGQDLLIDVLRQDKWRQRNLSLHLYGESQGFLRQTEDLIARHGLQDQIHYEGFSEQIENLWANHHGLVLPSRFEGAALAVVEALLCNRVCVTTAVGRNRELIRDGETGFIAPAATAELIDHALEAAWQKRDRWQEIGQLAGQHIRQRYHEDPVAVLYSDLMALAAEQGVGSS